One genomic segment of Pseudomonas sp. p1(2021b) includes these proteins:
- a CDS encoding glycosyltransferase family 2 protein, with product MRFSENSDITVVVTSCGRFDLLKETLESFDRYNTAPIREVFITEDSGDDAVHDAVPAHWKPHCTVFVNRPKLGQLPSIDLAYGQVKTPYIFHCEDDWRFYRQGFVEDSRAILEVSPNLLQVWLRSHAHDLAVHSPYIHLGERQVIAGVPCYPLLSDKAEWQAFSLNPGLRRLSDYQRCAPFAAYSGEKALSRRYAELDLGAVTLEGDAVLHTGFGNHVTLPEEVQRKARRRKRDRQKLILTLLVGLVVGTGIGFLVG from the coding sequence GTGCGCTTCTCTGAGAACAGTGATATCACCGTGGTCGTGACCAGTTGCGGGCGTTTCGACCTGCTCAAGGAAACGCTCGAGAGTTTCGACCGATACAACACCGCGCCGATCCGCGAAGTCTTCATCACCGAAGACTCCGGGGACGATGCGGTCCACGATGCAGTACCTGCGCACTGGAAGCCTCACTGCACGGTATTCGTCAATCGGCCCAAGCTGGGCCAGTTGCCGTCCATCGATCTGGCCTACGGCCAGGTGAAGACGCCGTACATCTTCCATTGCGAAGACGACTGGCGCTTCTACCGTCAGGGGTTCGTCGAGGATTCCCGTGCAATCCTGGAGGTCAGCCCGAACCTGTTGCAGGTCTGGCTGCGCAGCCATGCCCACGACCTGGCGGTCCATAGCCCGTATATCCACTTGGGCGAGCGCCAGGTGATCGCAGGCGTGCCGTGCTACCCGCTGTTATCCGACAAGGCCGAGTGGCAAGCCTTCTCGCTCAACCCAGGCCTGCGCCGCCTGAGCGACTACCAACGTTGTGCGCCGTTTGCCGCCTATTCTGGTGAGAAGGCGTTGTCGCGCCGGTACGCCGAGCTGGACCTGGGCGCGGTCACCCTGGAAGGGGACGCGGTGCTGCACACGGGCTTCGGCAACCACGTGACCTTGCCCGAGGAAGTCCAGCGTAAGGCCAGGCGACGCAAGCGGGACCGCCAGAAACTGATACTGACGCTGTTGGTGGGGCTGGTGGTCGGCACGGGGATCGGTTTCCTTGTCGGTTGA
- a CDS encoding glycosyltransferase, producing the protein MKVLFLVQKEQRAILDRLYDGVAAHCDCDLRWLTSEDQRNLRRYFKREVDVTRYDRIVFFLRFKQEIRQVGFIRTVPNLVILEHDAYQNYIPCKYTGKFSAHYRHLPWARVISSGYMVSERLRQEGFDAVFVPKGYDEQLLTDQGRERDIELAFVGSTGSVAYSGRKALLDELGQVENLVVTRTKSGEDYCNTLNRIRFFVSADVGMGEYMIKNFEAMACGCVLLAYDQGESENRALGLEDMHNVVLYDSVPTLQEKLRTLRQDPALAARIAANGRELAVSRFSFAQVGRSIVEHMEPPLRPQPPLSAWQRLRLRLGF; encoded by the coding sequence ATGAAAGTCCTATTTCTGGTGCAGAAGGAGCAGCGGGCGATCCTGGACCGCCTGTACGATGGCGTCGCCGCCCATTGCGACTGCGACCTGCGCTGGCTGACCAGCGAGGACCAGCGCAACCTGCGCCGCTACTTCAAGCGGGAAGTCGATGTCACCCGCTATGACCGGATCGTATTCTTCCTGCGTTTCAAGCAGGAGATCCGCCAGGTCGGTTTCATTCGCACCGTGCCCAACCTGGTAATCCTCGAGCACGATGCCTACCAGAACTACATCCCCTGCAAGTACACCGGCAAGTTCAGTGCGCATTACCGCCACCTGCCGTGGGCGCGAGTGATCAGTTCCGGCTACATGGTCAGCGAACGCCTGCGCCAGGAAGGTTTCGACGCGGTGTTCGTGCCCAAAGGCTATGACGAACAGCTGCTCACCGACCAGGGGCGCGAGCGTGATATCGAGCTGGCCTTCGTCGGCAGCACCGGCAGCGTGGCCTATAGCGGCCGAAAAGCCTTGCTCGATGAGCTCGGCCAAGTGGAAAACCTGGTGGTCACTCGCACCAAGTCAGGCGAGGACTACTGCAACACGCTCAACCGCATCCGTTTCTTCGTCAGCGCCGATGTGGGCATGGGCGAATACATGATCAAGAACTTCGAGGCCATGGCCTGCGGCTGCGTGCTGCTGGCCTACGACCAGGGTGAGTCGGAAAACCGCGCCCTGGGCCTCGAGGACATGCACAACGTGGTGCTGTACGACAGCGTCCCGACGCTACAGGAAAAACTGCGCACGCTGCGGCAGGACCCAGCGTTGGCTGCACGCATCGCTGCCAACGGTCGGGAGCTGGCGGTTTCGCGCTTCAGCTTCGCCCAGGTTGGCCGTAGCATCGTCGAACACATGGAACCCCCGCTGCGGCCGCAGCCACCGCTGAGTGCCTGGCAGCGACTGCGCCTGAGGCTGGGGTTCTGA
- a CDS encoding PIG-L deacetylase family protein, with amino-acid sequence MSRKQQLLKRHRRNKRVGLLAGLIALGALGVFTWWWLPLVLLPLLWVAHEAWFADHLFYSPAEDYAYRFGDQARQVAASLREGVLQVDMALAGDETLILEMRLKSSWLGRWLDPRVELHGEAEQDSQAFERGVDGVRFLNLTGFAAPLMAGALRLRGRHCRLVGEPRLWITPSVELDQRRVMVIAPHADDAELAAYGLYSQADEAWVVTLTAGEIEAEHYQQMGLPKAEAARLKGRLRAWDSIAVPRWAGVPEAHCVQLGYFCLQLPAMQAAPQQPVGSREADLADTRPFRRFNAFTLPGDADGAPTWNNLLADLRALLEQARPHVLVMPHPQLDPHPDHVCAQAAVHEALRRLDWQPETLLYYANHLHDNDRWPMGDSGDGVALPPQLSAEQAWVPYSRVLDLATQRDKAMALGMMHDLQPPAPFKRRLRRVLQHWLAGRKPSVYGENEFFRKAVRRHELLWHRPCERDE; translated from the coding sequence GTGAGCCGCAAGCAGCAGTTGCTCAAGCGCCATCGGCGCAACAAGCGCGTGGGCCTGCTGGCAGGCCTGATCGCGTTGGGCGCACTGGGGGTATTCACCTGGTGGTGGTTGCCGCTGGTGCTGTTGCCGCTGCTGTGGGTGGCGCACGAGGCTTGGTTCGCCGACCACCTGTTCTATTCGCCCGCCGAAGACTATGCCTACCGTTTCGGTGACCAGGCTCGCCAGGTTGCCGCCAGCCTTCGCGAGGGCGTGTTGCAGGTCGACATGGCCTTGGCCGGGGATGAAACGCTGATTCTCGAAATGCGGCTGAAAAGCAGCTGGCTGGGGCGCTGGCTCGATCCACGCGTGGAGCTGCATGGCGAGGCGGAGCAGGACAGCCAGGCCTTCGAGCGTGGCGTGGATGGCGTGCGCTTTCTCAACCTCACCGGTTTCGCGGCGCCATTGATGGCCGGTGCCTTGCGCCTGCGGGGCCGCCATTGCCGCTTGGTCGGCGAGCCGCGCCTGTGGATAACCCCGTCGGTCGAACTGGACCAACGCCGAGTCATGGTCATCGCCCCCCATGCCGACGACGCCGAGCTGGCTGCCTACGGCCTCTACAGCCAAGCTGATGAAGCCTGGGTGGTCACCCTGACCGCCGGCGAGATCGAGGCGGAGCATTACCAGCAGATGGGCCTGCCCAAGGCCGAGGCGGCACGCCTGAAGGGCCGCCTGCGCGCCTGGGACAGCATTGCCGTGCCGCGTTGGGCCGGGGTGCCCGAGGCGCATTGCGTCCAGCTGGGCTATTTCTGCCTGCAATTGCCCGCGATGCAGGCGGCGCCGCAGCAGCCGGTGGGCTCGCGCGAGGCGGACCTGGCCGACACCCGCCCGTTCCGCCGCTTCAATGCCTTCACTCTGCCAGGCGACGCCGATGGCGCGCCGACCTGGAACAACCTGCTGGCCGACCTGCGTGCGTTGCTGGAGCAGGCCCGGCCGCACGTGTTGGTGATGCCGCACCCACAACTCGACCCGCACCCTGATCACGTCTGTGCCCAGGCGGCGGTACACGAAGCCCTGCGAAGGCTCGATTGGCAACCCGAAACACTGCTGTACTACGCCAACCACCTGCACGACAACGACCGTTGGCCCATGGGCGACAGCGGTGATGGCGTGGCCCTGCCGCCACAGCTGAGCGCCGAGCAGGCCTGGGTGCCCTACAGCCGGGTACTGGACCTGGCCACCCAGCGCGACAAGGCCATGGCCCTGGGCATGATGCATGACCTGCAGCCGCCTGCGCCGTTCAAGCGCCGCCTGCGCCGGGTGCTGCAGCACTGGCTGGCCGGGCGCAAGCCTTCGGTGTATGGCGAAAACGAATTCTTCCGCAAGGCGGTCCGCCGCCACGAACTGCTCTGGCATCGCCCGTGCGAGCGTGACGAATGA
- a CDS encoding antimicrobial resistance protein Mig-14 — protein sequence MLNHIRAFRERGWAPVDAATYAAAWQRFGGSVATHPLVIEQLADLAQIPVRYLGWEVDGELKAAIPTWGRHLALSKDVLKRHGKKGLFDLGNAEIILPAAGDARAPLRHAARYLSELNQGRFQGLKAQPEQLAMARAHEDLSKKFRYNQRRELRLLEEAGGVVRPISDFSAAEIATMYCDLFQRRWGFPATGAARMAEVLERLRELLIGSVLLLDGAPIAIQLVYRVEAPEWVSVEYVNGGVDPETKAFSPGSVLSFLNTQAAWEDARARNKPLRFSFGRADREYKDRWCNPVPVFQS from the coding sequence ATGCTCAATCATATCCGGGCCTTTCGCGAACGTGGTTGGGCGCCTGTCGATGCAGCCACCTATGCCGCTGCCTGGCAACGTTTCGGCGGCAGCGTCGCGACCCATCCATTGGTGATCGAGCAATTGGCCGACCTGGCGCAGATTCCGGTGCGTTATCTGGGCTGGGAGGTCGATGGCGAACTTAAGGCGGCCATTCCTACCTGGGGCCGGCACCTGGCGCTGTCCAAGGACGTGCTCAAGCGTCACGGCAAGAAAGGCCTGTTCGACCTCGGCAATGCCGAGATCATCCTGCCGGCCGCCGGTGATGCACGTGCGCCGTTGCGCCATGCCGCACGCTACCTGTCGGAGCTGAACCAGGGCCGGTTCCAGGGGCTCAAGGCACAGCCCGAGCAACTGGCCATGGCGCGTGCCCACGAAGACCTGTCCAAGAAGTTTCGCTACAACCAGCGCCGCGAGTTGCGCCTGCTGGAAGAGGCGGGCGGTGTGGTGCGACCGATCAGTGATTTCTCCGCCGCCGAAATCGCAACCATGTACTGCGACTTGTTCCAGCGTCGCTGGGGCTTTCCGGCCACCGGCGCGGCACGCATGGCCGAGGTGCTGGAGCGCCTGCGCGAGTTGTTGATCGGCTCGGTGCTGTTGCTCGACGGCGCCCCTATCGCCATCCAGCTGGTGTACCGGGTCGAGGCGCCGGAGTGGGTCAGCGTCGAGTACGTCAATGGCGGCGTGGACCCCGAGACCAAGGCCTTCAGCCCCGGCAGCGTGTTGAGCTTCCTCAATACCCAGGCCGCCTGGGAAGATGCCCGGGCGCGCAACAAGCCGCTGCGGTTCTCCTTCGGTCGTGCCGATCGTGAATACAAGGACCGTTGGTGCAACCCCGTGCCGGTGTTCCAGTCGTGA
- a CDS encoding glycosyltransferase → MTNRSERRVLQFCHGYDGPFLDCARQYASLFQGRGYQVTTVFLTGEADPQVAAGCASDEVLFLEFSSKAVRGLKLGAIAALRKITATRDFSFCIAHRFKPIYVALLGTGLPVIGVHHAFGDYQRKGRRLFANLFRKRLSLLGVSDAVRDDMRRCLAQWPDERIQTLYNRIDVQALQASLVPREEARRALGLDPQAWIVGNVGRLHPDKDQATLLRGFAEALPGLPAGARLAILGKGRLEAALKAQAMALGIAGQVDFLGQVPDARRYFQAFDVFALSSDHEPFGMVLLEAMVAGVPLLATACGGAQEVVEGVGVLFPLGDAGQLAQGLKHMAGLDASQRQACAEHMLQRLHQRFSDQAVRDAFWALPQVRALVAEA, encoded by the coding sequence ATGACCAACCGCTCTGAACGGCGCGTCCTGCAGTTCTGCCATGGCTATGACGGGCCGTTCCTCGATTGCGCCCGTCAATACGCCAGCCTGTTCCAGGGCCGCGGCTACCAGGTCACCACGGTCTTCCTGACCGGCGAGGCCGACCCCCAGGTCGCGGCTGGCTGCGCTTCGGACGAGGTGCTGTTCCTGGAGTTCAGCTCCAAGGCCGTGCGCGGCCTGAAGCTCGGGGCCATCGCGGCCCTGCGCAAGATCACGGCCACGCGCGATTTCAGCTTCTGCATCGCCCACCGCTTCAAGCCGATCTACGTGGCGCTGCTGGGCACCGGCCTGCCGGTGATCGGCGTGCACCATGCGTTCGGCGACTACCAGCGTAAGGGCCGGCGGCTGTTCGCCAACCTCTTTCGCAAGCGCCTGAGCCTGCTGGGCGTCTCGGACGCGGTGCGCGACGACATGCGCCGCTGCCTGGCGCAGTGGCCGGACGAGCGTATCCAGACCCTGTACAACCGCATCGACGTACAGGCGCTGCAGGCCAGCCTGGTGCCCCGCGAAGAAGCGCGCCGGGCCCTGGGGCTCGACCCGCAGGCGTGGATCGTCGGCAACGTCGGGCGCCTGCACCCGGACAAGGACCAGGCCACCTTGCTGCGTGGTTTCGCCGAGGCACTGCCGGGCCTGCCCGCCGGTGCTCGCCTGGCGATCCTGGGCAAGGGCCGTCTGGAAGCGGCGCTCAAGGCCCAGGCCATGGCGCTGGGCATTGCCGGGCAGGTCGATTTCCTCGGCCAGGTGCCCGATGCCCGTCGGTATTTCCAGGCCTTCGACGTATTCGCCCTGAGTTCGGACCACGAGCCGTTCGGCATGGTCCTGCTGGAGGCCATGGTCGCGGGCGTGCCCTTGCTGGCCACGGCCTGTGGTGGTGCCCAGGAAGTGGTCGAAGGCGTGGGCGTGTTGTTCCCGTTGGGTGACGCCGGCCAGTTGGCCCAGGGCCTCAAGCACATGGCGGGGCTCGATGCGTCGCAGCGCCAGGCATGCGCCGAACATATGCTGCAACGGCTGCACCAGCGCTTCTCCGACCAGGCCGTGCGCGATGCCTTCTGGGCGTTGCCGCAGGTGCGCGCACTGGTAGCGGAGGCGTGA
- a CDS encoding carbamoyltransferase — translation MALTILGLSGALSHDPSAALYIDGKLVAAAEEERFVRDKHAKNRMPYESAKFCLEQAGIKPSDVDVVAIPFAPISLFGKARWHYAKRYWYAPDRALDAILMGNRRYKRYRKKIVWCLEQLGFDPKKIKIEPVEHHLAHASSAYHCSGFKEKTAILGIDGKGEYATTFFGYGENGKIHKIKEFYDPDSLGGLYGAITEFLGFEMLDGEFKVMGMAPYGDASKYDFSRLASFENGELVINTEYANVIGLRRYKEKGKGFYFSPKLIEWLGPKREGDIADEPYIHYAASMQALFEKLALQMIDHYLGDILKQTGKLAFAGGCALNVKLNQKIIARPDVKELFVQPASGDAGTAVGAAAYVSHARGVPVEKMEHVYLGPAYSNEDVIAACARHPNAPKWRKLDDMPQRIARIMVDGNPVAWFQGRMEFGPRALGGRSIIGCPSVPGVADRINEQIKFRERWRPFCPSMLDTVAPQMIKVDHPAPFMTFTFEVAEEWKTRVPEVVHEDGTSRAQVLKREYNPRYYDMMKALEDLTGNGVSLNTSLNRRGEPMICSPTDALNMFFGSDLQYLIMEDILVVKDGAAPYDQPL, via the coding sequence TTGGCATTGACGATTCTTGGCCTGTCCGGCGCCCTTAGCCATGACCCTTCCGCGGCCCTGTACATCGACGGCAAATTGGTTGCCGCCGCCGAAGAAGAGCGCTTCGTGCGTGACAAGCATGCGAAGAACCGCATGCCTTACGAGTCGGCGAAGTTCTGCCTGGAGCAGGCCGGTATCAAGCCGTCCGACGTCGATGTGGTGGCCATTCCCTTCGCCCCCATCAGCCTGTTCGGCAAGGCCCGCTGGCACTACGCCAAGCGCTACTGGTACGCCCCGGACCGCGCCCTCGATGCGATCCTGATGGGCAACCGTCGCTACAAGCGCTACCGCAAGAAGATCGTCTGGTGCCTGGAACAGCTGGGCTTCGACCCGAAGAAGATCAAGATCGAACCGGTCGAACACCACCTGGCCCACGCCTCCAGTGCCTACCACTGCTCGGGCTTCAAGGAAAAGACCGCGATCCTCGGCATCGACGGCAAGGGTGAGTACGCCACCACCTTCTTCGGCTACGGCGAGAACGGCAAGATCCACAAGATCAAGGAGTTCTACGACCCGGACTCCCTGGGCGGCCTGTATGGCGCGATCACCGAGTTCCTCGGCTTCGAAATGCTCGACGGCGAGTTCAAGGTCATGGGCATGGCCCCGTATGGCGATGCCAGCAAGTACGACTTCTCCCGCCTGGCCAGCTTCGAGAACGGCGAGCTGGTGATCAACACCGAGTACGCCAACGTCATCGGCCTGCGTCGCTATAAAGAGAAGGGCAAGGGCTTCTACTTCTCGCCCAAGCTGATCGAGTGGCTGGGGCCCAAGCGCGAAGGCGACATCGCCGACGAGCCGTACATCCATTACGCAGCCAGCATGCAGGCGCTGTTCGAGAAGCTCGCCCTGCAGATGATCGACCACTACCTGGGCGACATCCTCAAGCAGACCGGCAAACTGGCCTTCGCCGGCGGCTGTGCGCTGAACGTCAAGCTCAACCAGAAGATCATCGCCCGCCCGGACGTCAAGGAGCTGTTCGTGCAGCCGGCCTCTGGCGACGCCGGTACCGCGGTCGGTGCCGCGGCTTATGTGTCCCACGCCCGTGGCGTGCCGGTCGAGAAGATGGAGCATGTCTATCTCGGCCCTGCGTACTCCAACGAAGATGTGATCGCCGCCTGTGCCCGCCACCCGAACGCGCCCAAGTGGCGCAAGCTCGACGACATGCCCCAGCGCATCGCCAGGATCATGGTCGATGGCAACCCGGTGGCCTGGTTCCAGGGCCGCATGGAGTTCGGCCCGCGTGCCTTGGGCGGCCGCTCCATTATCGGTTGCCCGAGCGTGCCGGGCGTGGCCGACCGGATCAACGAGCAGATCAAGTTCCGTGAGCGCTGGAGACCCTTCTGCCCGTCGATGCTCGACACCGTCGCTCCACAGATGATCAAGGTCGACCACCCGGCGCCGTTCATGACCTTCACCTTCGAGGTGGCCGAGGAATGGAAAACCCGCGTGCCTGAAGTGGTCCACGAGGACGGCACTTCCCGCGCCCAGGTGCTCAAGCGCGAATACAACCCGCGCTACTACGACATGATGAAGGCCCTCGAAGACCTGACCGGCAACGGCGTGTCGCTGAACACCTCGCTCAACCGTCGTGGCGAACCCATGATCTGCTCGCCGACCGATGCGCTGAACATGTTCTTCGGCTCGGACCTGCAGTACCTGATCATGGAAGACATCCTGGTGGTCAAGGATGGCGCAGCGCCTTATGACCAACCGCTCTGA
- a CDS encoding 23S rRNA (adenine(2030)-N(6))-methyltransferase RlmJ: MNYRHAFHAGNHADVLKHIVLTRLIALMSRKEQPFAYIDTHAGLGLYDLQGDQATRTGEYLEGVARLWNRDDLPAVTADYLRIIKRMNPDGELRYYPGSPELARRLMRQQDRALLNEKHPEDGPLLKDNMKKDPRVIVHLGEGWHVPRALLPVQEKRAVMLIDPPFEQADELKRCTVAMKEAIGRMRQTVAAIWYPIKDQRSLTRFYQDLTSTGAPKLLRVELYVHHQDSPQGLNGSGLAIANPPWGLEEELKTLLPWLAKELAQTAGSFRMDWLIAE, from the coding sequence ATGAACTATCGTCACGCCTTCCACGCCGGCAACCACGCCGACGTCCTCAAGCACATCGTGCTGACCCGTCTCATCGCCTTGATGTCGCGCAAGGAACAGCCCTTCGCCTATATCGACACCCATGCCGGCCTTGGCCTGTATGACCTGCAGGGTGACCAGGCGACCCGTACCGGTGAATACCTCGAAGGCGTCGCCCGCCTGTGGAACCGCGATGACCTGCCAGCCGTCACCGCCGATTACCTGCGCATCATCAAGCGCATGAACCCCGATGGCGAGCTGCGCTACTACCCAGGGTCCCCGGAGCTGGCGCGGCGCCTGATGCGCCAGCAGGATCGTGCGTTGCTCAACGAGAAACACCCCGAGGATGGTCCGCTGCTCAAGGACAACATGAAGAAGGACCCGCGGGTGATCGTGCACCTGGGCGAGGGTTGGCATGTCCCCCGGGCCTTGCTGCCGGTGCAGGAAAAGCGCGCCGTGATGTTGATCGACCCGCCCTTCGAGCAGGCCGATGAGCTCAAGCGCTGCACCGTGGCGATGAAGGAGGCGATCGGCCGCATGCGCCAGACCGTCGCGGCGATCTGGTACCCGATCAAAGACCAGCGTTCCCTGACGCGCTTCTACCAGGACCTGACCAGCACCGGTGCGCCCAAGCTGCTGCGGGTCGAGCTGTACGTGCATCACCAGGACAGCCCGCAGGGGCTGAACGGCTCGGGCCTGGCCATCGCCAACCCGCCGTGGGGCCTGGAGGAGGAACTCAAGACGCTGCTGCCCTGGCTGGCCAAGGAGCTGGCGCAGACCGCCGGTAGCTTCCGCATGGACTGGCTGATCGCCGAATAA
- the putP gene encoding sodium/proline symporter PutP, whose protein sequence is MGNPLTITFVIYIAVMVLIGFAAYRSTKNLSDYILGGRSLGSVVTALSAGASDMSGWLLMGLPGAIYFAGLSEAWIAIGLTVGAYLNWLFVAGRLRVQTEHNGDALTLPDYFSSRFEDQSGLLRIISAIVILVFFTIYCASGIVAGARLFESTFGMSYETALWAGAAATIAYTFIGGFLAVSWTDTVQASLMIFALILTPVIVLISTGGFDATFQAIELQDPTNFDMFKGATFIGIISLMGWGLGYFGQPHILARFMAADSVKSIAKARRISMTWMILCLAGTCAVGFFGIAYFSAHPEVAGPVTENHERVFIELAKILFNPWIAGVLLSAILAAVMSTLSCQLLVCSSALTEDFYKAFLRKGASQLELVWVGRLMVLAVALIAIAMAANPENRVLGLVAYAWAGFGAAFGPVVLISVLWKGMTRNGALAGIVVGALTVILWKNYVGLGLYEIIPGFLFASIAIVVVSKLGRPSTSMVSRFEKADAAYHADK, encoded by the coding sequence ATGGGCAATCCATTGACGATCACTTTCGTGATCTATATCGCAGTAATGGTGCTGATCGGCTTCGCCGCCTATCGCTCCACCAAGAACCTCTCCGACTATATTCTCGGCGGCCGTAGCCTCGGCAGCGTGGTGACCGCGCTTTCCGCCGGTGCTTCCGACATGAGCGGCTGGTTGTTGATGGGCCTGCCTGGGGCCATCTATTTCGCGGGCCTGTCCGAGGCCTGGATCGCCATCGGCCTGACCGTCGGCGCCTACCTCAACTGGCTGTTCGTCGCTGGCCGCCTGCGTGTGCAGACCGAGCACAACGGTGACGCGCTGACCCTGCCGGACTACTTCTCCAGCCGTTTCGAAGACCAGTCGGGCCTGCTGCGAATCATCTCGGCCATCGTCATCCTGGTGTTCTTCACCATCTATTGCGCCTCCGGCATCGTCGCCGGCGCCCGCCTGTTCGAAAGCACGTTCGGCATGTCGTACGAGACCGCCCTGTGGGCCGGTGCCGCAGCGACCATCGCCTATACCTTCATCGGTGGCTTCCTGGCCGTGAGCTGGACCGACACCGTGCAGGCCTCGCTGATGATCTTCGCGCTGATCCTCACACCGGTCATCGTGCTGATCTCCACTGGCGGCTTCGATGCGACGTTCCAGGCCATCGAGCTGCAAGATCCGACGAACTTCGACATGTTCAAGGGCGCGACCTTCATCGGCATCATCTCGCTGATGGGTTGGGGCCTGGGCTACTTCGGCCAGCCGCACATCCTGGCGCGCTTCATGGCCGCCGATTCGGTGAAATCCATCGCCAAGGCCCGCCGTATCTCCATGACCTGGATGATCCTGTGCCTGGCCGGTACCTGTGCCGTAGGCTTCTTCGGCATTGCCTATTTCTCGGCGCACCCCGAGGTAGCGGGCCCTGTCACCGAGAACCACGAGCGTGTGTTCATCGAGCTGGCCAAGATCCTGTTCAACCCCTGGATCGCCGGGGTGCTGCTGTCGGCCATCCTGGCTGCGGTGATGAGCACCTTGAGCTGCCAGCTGCTGGTGTGTTCCAGCGCCTTGACCGAAGACTTCTATAAGGCCTTCCTGCGCAAGGGCGCTTCCCAGCTTGAGCTGGTCTGGGTCGGTCGTCTGATGGTCCTGGCCGTGGCCCTGATCGCCATCGCCATGGCCGCCAACCCGGAAAACCGCGTGCTGGGCCTGGTGGCCTACGCCTGGGCCGGCTTCGGTGCCGCCTTCGGTCCGGTGGTGCTGATCTCGGTACTGTGGAAGGGCATGACCCGCAACGGCGCCCTGGCCGGTATCGTGGTCGGTGCGCTGACCGTGATCCTGTGGAAGAACTACGTTGGCCTGGGCCTGTACGAGATCATCCCGGGCTTCCTGTTCGCCAGCATCGCCATCGTCGTGGTGAGCAAGCTGGGCCGTCCGTCGACCAGCATGGTCTCGCGCTTCGAGAAGGCTGACGCGGCGTATCACGCTGACAAGTAA